From the Rhizomicrobium palustre genome, the window TGAGTAGGGGTATATATAACGTATATGAATCGTATATGATGTGTTTGAGGCGCCGATGGGCATCGTGAATATAGAGGATGAGCTGCACGACCAGCTTCGCCGGGCGAGCAAGGTTCAATACCGCTCGATCAATGCCCAGGCCGCCTATTGGATCAAGATCGGCATGCTGTGTGAGACCAATCCGGATTTGAGCTTCGCTGAGATCATGGCGCGGGAGCTGCGCGCGGCGGGCGTTTCGCCGGAGGCGGTGGCGACGCCGAGCGCGGCTGAGCTATGACCAAATCTCCTCACGAAATCGCGCTCATGGCGCAGTCTGGCAAGCTCCTGGCGCAAGTCTTCGAGATGCTGGATCGCACACAGCTCTTGGGCAAATCCACGCTCGAGATCGACATGTTGGTGGAGCGCTTCATCGTCGATGAGCTGAAGGCGCGGCCCGCCAGCAAAGGCCAATATGGCTATGGCTTCGTCCTCAATTGCTCGATCAATCAGGTCGTTTGCCATGGTGTGCCCTCCGCCAGCGAGGTGCTGAAGGACGGCGATATCGTCAATCTCGACATCACCTTGGAAAAGAACGGCTACATCGCCGATTCCAGCAAGACCTATCTTGTCGGCAATGTGCATCCGGCGGCCAAGCGGCTGGTGCAGGTGACTTATGAAGCGCTGTGGAAGGGCATTGAGGCAGTGCGGCCGGGCGCGCGGCTAGGCGATGTCGGCTTTGCTATCGAGCGTCACGCCAAGAAGAACGGCTATTCGGTGGTGCGCGACTATTGCGGCCATGGCATCGGGCGCCAGATGCATGAAGAGCCGGAGGTTCGCCATTATGGCAAGCCCGGCACCGGCCTCACCCTGAAAGAGGGGATGGTCTTCACCATCGAGCCGATGATCAATCGCGGCCGACACGGGGTGGAAACCTTGGAGGATGGCTGGACGGTGGTGACGGCGGATGGATCGCTCTCCGCGCAATTCGAACACACCGTCGCCGTGACATCCTCTGGCGTATCCGTCCTGACGCGGCGCGCGGACGAGAAACGCCGGAAAGCCGCTTAGCGGCCTTTGGTCTTTTCGAACAAGGCGGCGATGGCTTCCTGGCCTTCGTCGGAGTGCATCCAGCCTTCCGCGGCCTGCATGGTCGGGAACTGACCGGCGACGCGGTGCGGCTTGACGCGATCAGGCACGGGCACCAGCACCTCGAAGGTCCCGGCGAAGCGCTGATCCTTGGTTTCCACGGCAAAGGCTTGAGGTTTCTGGTACTTTTTCATCGCACGCTCCGTGGGTTGGCTCAAAATCGCTGATTGCCGCCGTGCATAGCACCTGCGCGGCGGGCTGTAAGCATGAAGCTTTGGTCATCGCCGGGGGCGAGGCGAAATTCACTCCTGGGCGCGCTTTTTCCGCCCAATGCTGAGCTGTTCGCGCCAGAGCTTGGCAGGAATTTCTTCCGCTGCACCTTCGGGGAGTTGGCCGAGATGGAAGGGGCCATATTGCACCCGGATGAGGCGGGCGACCTTCAGGCCAAGATGCTCCATCACCCGCTTTACCTCGCGGTTCTTGCCCTCTTTCAAGGTGACGCTGGCCCAGGAATAGACCCCGCGCGAGCGCTCGATGTCGGCGATGATGGGGCCGTATTTCACCCCGTCGATGGTGACGCCCTGGGCGAGCTTGTCGAGATCGGCCTGGGTCACGGTGCCGAAGAGGCGGGCGCGGTATTTGCGCGTCCAGCCGGAAGCGGGCAGCTCCAGGCGGCGGGCAATTTCGCCATCATTGGTGAGGAGCAGCAGGCCTTCGGAGTTCACGTCCAGACGACCGACCGAGACCACGCGCGGCAGGCTCTTGGGCAGGTGATCGAACACCGTCGGGCGGCCTTCCGGGTCACGATGGGTGGTCACATGGCCAGCAGGCTTGTGATAGCGCCACAACCGCGTCGGTTCGGGCGGGGAGAGCGGCTTGCCGTTTACGGCCACGACCTGCTCATCGGTAACCTTGGTCGCGGGCGTGGTGACGGGCTGGCCGTCCAGGGTGACCTTGCCTTCGGCGATCAGCTTTTCGGCGTCGCGGCGCGAACAGATGCCGGCGCGGGCGATCACCTTGGCAATGCGGTCGCCGCCGCTGTCGTCGCCATCCTCGCTGGTGGCGGCTTTGCGCTTGGGGCGGATGAATTCCTCTTCAAAGGCGCCTTCCGCCTCACGGTCGGCCTTCAACGGGTCCCAGCCGGAGGCCTTTCCGCGCTTGGATTTGGGCGTGCTAGATTTGGGCGTGCGAGTCTGGGCCACGAAGAGAATCTGCATGAATGACCAGGAAGCCATAGCACTCGCCCTTCAAGAAGCCCAGGCGGCTGCGGCGCGAGGGGAAGTTCCTGTCGGCGCGGTGCTTTTGTCGGGAGAGGGCGAGCTTCTCGCGCGGAGCGGGAACAGAATCCTCGAAAAGCACGATCCCACCGCCCATGCCGAGATCGAGGTCATCCGCGCCGCCGCCGCCGCGCTGGGCAATGAGCGGCTGATGGGGACCCAGCTTTTTGTCTCGCTGGAGCCTTGTGCGATGTGCGCAGGCGCGATTGCCATGGCGCGGGTGGCGCGCGTGGTCTTCGCCGCCGAGGACCCTAAGGGCGGAGCGATTTTGCATGGGCCGCGCTTCTTCGAGCAGCCCACCTGCCATCACCACCCCGAAATCGCCCGCGCCGGAGATCCGGTGGCGGCGGGGATGATCTTGAAAGAGTTCTTTAGGGCGAGACGGGGGTAGTGCGTGCCACACCCTTCCGTCATGGCCGGGCTCCGACCCGGCCATCCAGGCGGTGAATATACCTGCACAATCCTGCGGCGGTGAGATGGATGGCCGGTTCAAGCCCGGCCATGACGAAGTAGGATTGGAAGGGGAAGCCTAAAACCAGCTCAGCGCCAGATTGGGAAAGCCGTAGATCAGCACGGTGCGGGCGCAGAGAAGGCCGATCCCGGCGCCGACGAACACATCGCTGAGGAAATGCGCCGTCAAAAGCGCACGCGTGATGGCGAGCCAGAAAGCCAGCGCGAACCAAACCACTGCGCCTTGCGGAAAAAGCGCGGTCGCCACCACGGCGACGCAGAAAATCGTCAAGGCATGGCCGGAGGGAAATGAGTTGTGCTTCAGCTTGAAGCCAAAGGGGATGAAGCCATAAAGCCCCATCTCCAGCTCATCGCGTGGACGCCTGCGGCCCAGAAAGAACTTGCAGGTATGGATGATGATGGTGCCGAGCCCAAGCGCCAGGATGAATGCCACCGAGGCTTCAAAAGCCGTATGGATGAGGGGGCTGGTATTACCGCCGTGCAGCATCACGCCCGTCACCGCCGCGACCACCACCGATAAAGCCAGCCAATGAGCGGCCTTGGCCAGATGCGTGGTCTTGTTGAGGAAGGTGTGAAAGCTGAGGCTCACATGATCATAGAAAACGTGCACCGCCCGCCGGTCGATGGCGATCGCAGCAAGTCCGATCAGAATGAAGAAAAGTCCGGCCCAGAATAAAAGCATGGCGCCTGATTGCCGCGCGCGGAGGCTCCTGTCAAATCAGTCTTACGCCGCTACGCGGGTTTGGCCGGTGGCGGGGCCTTCAAGGGGAAAGGAGACATGCACGGCGGTGCCGACGCCTTCCTCGCTCTCAATGCGCAAGCTGCCGCCATGCTTTTCGGTGAGGGCGCGCACCAAGGCAAGACCGAGGCCCGAGCCAGGCTTGGCGATCATGGGGTCGCCATTGCCCTGTTCGAAGGGATGGCCGAGGCGATTGATCTCGTCAGCGGCGATGCCGATGCCGGTATCGGCGACCGTGAGCACGGCATAGCCGTTTTGCGCGGTGACGCTGACCCCGACGCTGCCGCCCGCAGGCGTGAACTTCAGCGCGTTAGAGAGCAGGTTCAACATGATCTGCTTCACGGCGCGCTTATCGGCGTTGACGAACAAAGGATCGGCGGGCAGGCCCACGCTGAGCTCCAGCCCGTTTTCCTCGGCCCGGTCGCGCAGCATGCGCACACTGTCTTCGACAGTGCCCTTGAAATCGACGGTCTCGATATTGAGTTCGAGCTTGCCCGCTTCGATCTTGGCCATGTCCAGCATGTCCGAAATGAGATCGAGCAGAAGCTGGCCGGAATCATAGATGAGGGTGGCGTATTCCTCGTATTTATCGTTGCCGAGCGGGCCAAAGGTGCGCTGGCGCATCATATCGGTGAAGCCGATCACCGCGTTGAGCGGCGTGCGCAGCTCATGGCTCATATTGGCGAGAAAGCGGGATTTCGCCTTGCTAGCGCTTTCTGCGCGTTCCCGCGCCGCCTTGATTTCCATCTCGTGCTGCACGCGTTCGGTGACATCGCGCGAGACGCTCAAGGTATTGCGCAGACGCCCGGTGGCATGATCGTAAATGCCGCGCACGGTGTTCTCGAGCCAGAGATAATGCCCATCGGCGTGGCGCGCCCTGAGGGTGACGGTGACCGATTGCCCGGGCAGGGGCACTTGGATGAGCTCGGAGGATTTCTCGATATCGTCGGGATGGATGAAATCCGAGTAGCGGACGTTCAGAACATCTTCGACGCGGTACCCGAGTAGCTTTTGCAGCGCAGGCGAGACGAATGTGATGGTCCCCTCCGGATCGCGCACGATCAAGATGTCGTACGACTCCTCGGCAAGGAGTCGATATGCGTACAACGCATTTTCGCGCAACTCGGTCTCATTGGCCGTTGTCATCGGCTCATCCCCTGGGAGTCAGGTGTACTGCCCGTTCACAACTTTAGACGCATCATATTAATCAAGGATTTCCGTACACCCGTCTGGGATGCTTAATATGGGCTTAACCGGCTTGATAACGCTGTGGTTTTGCCCCCATCACTGTGTATAAATCAGGCAACTTTACCGAAAAGGGATGATGACAATGCGGATTTGGGCTCCGGCTTTTCTGTCGTTGGGCTTGTTGGTGGTGAGCGCGTGTGACGGAAAAACCGCACCCGCACCGGCGCCTCTCAGCCCCGAAGCCAATGCGGCCTTTCTCGCCAACAACGCCAAGAAGAAGGGCGTGGTGAGCGTGCCCGGCATCCAATATGAGGTGCTGAAGAAGGGCTCGGGGGCGCAGCCGGAACGGTCTGATTGTGTTTCCGTTTACTATAAAGGCACTCTGATCGACGGGAAGGTCTTCGATGAGACCAAGCCGGGCGAACCGGCGACGTTCCCCGCGGGCCGTCTGATCCCGGGTTGGACCTGGGCCTTGCAGATGATGCATGAGGGCGACAAGTGGCGCCTGACCGTGCCCTCGATCCTCGCTTATGGCCGCAAGGGCGCTGGCGATGGCGTGATCCCGCCGGACCAGACGCTGGTGTTCGAGATCGAACTCTTAAAGGTCATCCGTCAGGGCCAAGAAGGCTGCTGATATTCGGTGTCATCCCGGGCGATTATCCTGAGCATCGCGAAGGATGAGAGACCCGGGACCCACTTTTGTGGATTTTCAGGTGACTGGGTGGATCCCGGATCGCGCCCCAAGGTGCAGATGTAACGATCTGCGCGGGCGCGTCCGGGATGACAGGTTTTTGGGAAATGACAGAACTTACTGTCTCCCAATCGCCCGCCAGCCGATGTCGCGGCGGCAGAAGCCTTCCGGCCAATTGATCTTGTCGAGCGCTGCATAAGCGCGGGCTTGGGCTTCAGCAACGGTCTTGCCGGTGGCGGTGATGTTGAGCACCCGGCCACCGCTGGCGACGATCTTGCCGTCTTTCGCTGCCGTTCCGGCGTGGAAAACTTGCACGCCTTCAACGGCGCCAGCTTCCTCCAAACCTTCGATCACAGAGCCTTTGGCGTAATCGCCGGGATAGCCTTTGGTCGCCATCACCACCGTCAGCGCAGCTTCGTCGGACCAGCGTAAGTCGATCTGATCCAGCACCTTGTCATGGGCGGCGATGAGAGCGGTGAGAAGGTCGGATTTCAGCCGCAGCATCAGAACCTGGGTTTCGGGATCGCCGAAGCGGCAGTTAAATTCGATCAGCTTGGGCTCGCCATCCTTGATCATCAGTCCGGCGAAGAGCACGCCGACATAGGGCCGCCCGCGTTTCACCATCGCTTTCACGGTGGGCTTCAGGATGCGTTCGATGACTTTCTCGACCACGGTGTCGGTCAGGACCGGGGCAGGGCTATAGGCGCCCATGCCGCCCGTATTGGGGCCCTTGTCGCCATCGAACACGCGCTTGTGATCCTGCGCGCCCGCCAGCGGCAAGACATGCTCGCTATCGGTGAGGGCAAAGAAGCTCGCTTCCTCGCCTTCGAGGAATTCTTCCACCACGATTTCCTGGCCAGCCTCGCCAAAGGCGCCGTCGAACATCTCATCGATGGCTGCGTCTGAGGCTTGCTTATCCTCGGCGATGATCACGCCTTTGCCCGCCGCGAGCCCATCGGCCTTGATCACCACCGGAAAGCCGAGCGTCGCGGCATAATCCTTGGCGGCGGCGGGATCGGTGAAGCGGCGATAACGGGCGGTCGGGATGTCGAATTCTTCGCAGAGATCCTTCACGAAGCCCTTGGAGCCTTCCAGCACCGCGGCGGCCCCGCTGGGTCCTAAGCATTTGATCCCGGCTTCGGCGAAACGGTCGGCGATGCCTTCCACCAGCGGCACTTCCGGGCCGACGATCACAAATTCGATGTTCTTCTCCTTGGCGAAGGCGATCAGCGCGTCGGCCTTATTGGCGGCAATCGGCACGCATTCGGCCAGGGCCGCGATCCCTGGATTTCCGGGCGCGCAATAAAGCTTCGTCAGGAGCGGGCTCGCCGACAGCGACCAGGCCAGGGCGTGCTCGCGGCCGCCGGAACCGAGGAGAAGGACGTTCATGGCCGGGTTCGCTCAAGATTCGGGGTTTCGTTAAGTTTTGGGGACCGTCCACCAGGATGTGGTCCAATTCAAGCGGGACCCTTATATGATCTGTGAATCATGTCCCAGTCCAAATCGCCAACGGCGAACCTGCCGGAATTCAGCGTTACCGAGATTTCCTCCGCCCTGAAGCGGACGGTGGAAGACGCCTTCCCCTATGTGCGGGTGAGGGGTGAGGTTTCCGGCCTGAAAGCCCATTCCTCGGGCCATGTCTATTTCGACCTGAAAGACGAGAAATCCGTCATTAACGCCGTGATCTGGAAGGGTTCCGTCCGCCAGCTCAAGGTAAAGCCGCAATCCGGGCTGGAAGTGGTCTGCACCGGCAAGATTTCGACCTATGGCGGCTCCTCGCGCTACCAGCTGATCGTCGAGCAGGTGGAGCTGGCCGGGCTCGGCGCCCTGATGGCCATGCTGGAGGAGCGCAAGAAGATGCTCGCCGCCGAGGGGCTTTTCGCGGCCGAGCGCAAGAAGCGGCTGCCGTATCTGCCGGAGGTTGTGGGCGTCATCACTTCGCCGACGGGTGCGGTGATCCGGGACATCATGCACCGGCTGCAGGATCGATTTCCGCGGCGGGTGCTGCTCTGGCCGGTGGCGGTGCAGGGCGAAAAGGCGGCTGCCGAGGTGGCCGCCGCGGTGCGCGGCTTCAACGTTTTCCCGCGCGACGGGCTGCCCCGGCCGGATGTGCTGATCGTGGCGCGCGGTGGCGGCTCCATCGAAGATCTAATGGCCTTCAATGAAGAGGCCGTGGTGCGCGCGGTGGCCGAGAGCGGCATCCCGGTGATCTCCGCCGTGGGGCATGAGACCGACACTACCCTGATCGATTTTGCCTCCGATGTGCGCGCCCCGACGCCTACCGCCGCCGCCGAAATGGCCGTGCCGGTGCGGGCTGAGCTTTTGGCGCAGAACATCGATTTCGAGCGGCGGCTGTTGCGCTGTTTCTCGGTCGGCATGGAGCGGCGGAAAGATACGCTGCGCCATCTCTCGCGCGCCTTGCCGCGCGCCGACCAGCTTTTCGCCCAGCCGCGCCAGCGTTTCGATGTCGCCGCCGAGCGGCTTTCCAATGCCTTGCGCCGCAATCTTGAAGCCCATCGCCGCCATTTCATTCAGGCCGCCACGCTCTTACGCCCGCAAGGGCTGACCAACCGGCTGGCGCAAGGAAACGAACGGCTGGTGGTGCTCTCCCAACGCATGGGGCGGGCGCATAAGAACCGGCTGGGGGAGGCTGCGCGCAAGCTTGAAAGCCTGACCCGCATTCTCGATAGCGTCTCCTATCGCGCGGTCTTGGCGCGTGGCTTTGCGCTTGTCCGGGGCGAGGATGGCAGCCTGAAACGTCAATCGGCGCAGATTGCCAGCGGGGAGGCGTTAAGCCTGACCTTTAGCGATGGCAGCGTTTCGGTCGTGGCGGGCGAGGGTGGTAAACCTCCCGCAAAACCGCGTGTGTCGGCGAAAAAATCGCCCGGCAAACAAGGTGATTTGTTTTGAAACCTCTTCTCGCTTAAAACCAAGACGCAATAAGCGAGCCATCGATAGATGAACAAAATGGAACGCGATTTTCGGCCCGAGGGCGAGGCCCAACTCGAATACCAAGACGGCGAATACCGGGTGATCAAGGCCGGGACCTTCGTCACCTGTGCCGTGTCGGGCATGCGCATCCCGATTGAATCCTTGCGCTATTGGAGCGCCGAGTTGCAGGAGGCCTATGCCACCGCCGATCTCGCGCTGAAGCGCTTTCAGGAAACCGGAAAGACGCCATGATCGCGCGCCGCGCCGTTTTGGCTGGGATGGCGGCGTCGGCCACCATGGTTTCGGTCAAGGCGGCAGCAGCGGGGCGGCTTTCCATCAGCGGCTCCACCGAGCAAGGCGGGCTGATGGTCGGCAAGGCCGCGCCCGGTGCTGTGGTCGATCTTGATGGTGTGGCGCTGACGGTTTCGCCGTCGGGGATTTTCTGCTTCGGCATCCCCTATGACGCGGCCAAGCCCTTACGGGTGACGGCGCGTTTCGCCGATGGCTTTGAAGAGCTGCGCGAGATCACACCCATTGTGCGCCAATACGATATTCAAGCCATCAATGGCCTCGACGAGAAATACGTCGCCCCGCCGCAAGAGATTTTAGACCGTATCGCGCGCGAACATGCGCTTATCACCGAGGCGCGCAAGCGCGTTACTGAGGGTTTGGAGTTTGCCCTGCCGATCGAATGGCCCTGTGCCGGGCGCCTTTCAGGCATCTATGGCAGTCAGCGCATTCTGAATGGCAAGCCGATGGCGCCGCATTTAGGTGTCGATGTCGCCGCCCCCGAAGGCACGCCCATTCACGCTGCCGCCGATGCGATTGTTGCCATCACCGACGAATTTCATCTCGAAGGCGGTTTCACGCTTTTGGATCACGGCCTGGGCGTGAACACCTGCTATCTGCACCAGAGCAAGCGCCTGGTGACGGCAGGCCAGCGCGTCAAGCGCGGTGAGGTGATCGGCCTCATCGGCCATACCGGCCGCGCCACCGGTCCGCATACCCATTGGGGGCTTAATTGGTTCGAGGTAAAACTCGATCCCTCGCGGGCCACCGCCACGCCGACGCCACCACAAGGATAAGTGCGCTCTTTCACCTCCCCCTTGCGGGGAGGTCGAAATGCGAGAGCGCAGCGAAGCATTTCGGGTGGGGGGAAGCGGAGAAGGTAAGCCCCAACCGCTTCCCCCCACCCGGATCGCTTCGCTCTCCGACCTCCCCGCAAGGGGGAGGTGAAATGGATTCTTACCCCGCCCGTTTCGCGGCCATTTTTTGCATCTTTTCGATGTCGCGGGCGTTGGTCCAGCGGCGGTGAATCCATAGCCATTGCGAAGGCCGGGTGCGGATGATGCGCTCTATCTCCGCATTAATGGTTTTGGTGATGGAGAGAATATCGGCCTCTTCATCACCGCTGGAGGGGGCGGCAATGGCGGGATGAATTGTGATTGCGAAATGGGCGCCGTCTTTCCGCTCGCAGGAGACCGGCACCAGGGCTGATCCCAGCTTCAAGGCGAGGGCGGCAGGCGCGGGCGTGGTCATGGCATCGCGCCCGAAGAAGGGCGCAGGCACGCCTTCATAGGTTTTCTGATCCACCAGCAGGAACGCCGATTTGCCCTTGCGCAGCAGGGTGAAGATGCGCCGTGTTCCGGCCGCGCCTTTGGCGATCTGCTCGGAAGGGCCAAGCAGGCCGCGCTGGCGCGCGATATAAGCGGCGACATAGGGATTATTGGGTGGGCGGTTCACCAGCGCGCCATCATATTTCAGATACATCGCGGCGGCGGGCATCACTTCCCAATTGGCAAAGTGGCCGGAGATGAACATCACGCCTTTGCCTGCGGCGATGGCCGCCTCGGCATGTTCGGTGCCTTCGATGGTGATGCGCCCGCCAGGGCCGAAGGTCATTTCGCCGAGATGGGCATATTCGGCGACCAAGCGGCCAAGGTTATCGCAATGCTCGCGCACAATGGCGTCGATCTCGGAGGGCTTTTTCTCAGGATAGGCTGCGGCGAGATTTTGATAAGCTATTTTCGCGGCGGGCAGGCGGGTGAAGATATGCCGCCCGATGAAGCCGCCCAGCGCCGAAGCCCGGTCGACCCCCAAAATCTTGAACAGCCCCATAAACAGGAAAAACGGCACCGCTTCGGCGCGGTAGCGCAGCATCTTGGCAAAGGGAAGGGGCGCGTGGGTGCTCATCCCCTCCGCCGCTAAACGGGGATGACCGCCCTGTCAAGCAGCCGGTCGAGTTCAGGTAGAGGCTCGATGGTGGCTGAGACCGGTAAAGCCTCGATATCCACCCGATCCTGCTCGGAAAGGCGGACGAAATCTTTTTCGGTGGTGAAAAGGGTGGCGCCCGCGGCACGGGCCTTAGCTTTGAGCCTTTCCAAATCCTGGGTCGTGTAGGCGTAATGATCGGCGAAGTCTTCGCGCCCCACCAGCTCGGCACCGAGATTTGTCAGCGTTGTGTAGAATTTCTCCGGCCGCCCAATCCCGGCAAAGGCGAAAACGCGCTGGCCCACCAGCGATTGGCCCCGCAACGGGGCGATGGTGGCGCGCAAGACCGGGCCGGAAAAGCCAGGCAGGTCGGGAGAGCCTTCGCCCGCAATGACGACGGCATCGGCGCGGGCTAGACCTGTTAGGGCAGGCTCGCGCAAAGGCCCCGCGGGCAATACCTCGCGATTGCCAAAACCCTTGGCGCCATCGACGACTACGATCGACAGATCCTTGGCGAGGGCGAAATTCTGATGCCCGTCATCCATGATGACGACATCGGCGCCACGCGAGACGGCAAGCTCAGCTCCGGCGGCGCGATTGCGCGAGACCACCGTGGCGGCCTTGCGCGAGAGCAGAAGCGGTTCGTCGCCCACCTCATGGGCCTTATGGCTTTTGGAGACGACGAGGGGGCCTTTCAAGTTGCCGCCATAGCCGCGGCTGAGGAAGAAGGGATTGAGCCCGCGCGCGATCACAGCGTCCGCCACCGCGATGGCGATGGGCGTTTTGCCTGTGCCGCCCACGCTGATATTGCCGACGCAGATTACTGGCACGCGCAGCTTATGCGGCTTGGCGCGCTTGGCCTTGATGACACCTGCGAGCGCGTAGAACATGCCAAGCGGGCGCAGCGCGTCCACCGCGATTTGCGCGAAAATATCGTTCCGCTCCCAGAAATCAGGCGCGCGCATCGAGCATCTTCTTCACAGCAGCAATGGTTTTGGCGACAGCACCGCCCAAGGTCTCAGCGCCCGCAAGGGCCTTCTGGCCGAGGATTTCAGCGGCTTTGGGGTCTTCAAATAGCGGGCGCGCCGCCGCGATGATTTCCGGCGCGCTATGGACAAGGCCAACGCCTTGCGCCGCGAAAATCGCTTCATAGGCGGTGGTGAAGTTGAAGGTGTGCGGGCCCGCCAGCACGGCGCAGCCGAGTTTCGCCGGTTCAAGCGGATTTTGTCCGCCATGGCGGATCAGGCTGCCGCCGACAAAGGCAAATCGGGCGAGGCGATAGTAAAGCCCCATCTCGCCGATCGTGTCGCCGATATAGATCGCGGTGGAAGTATCGGGCAGTTCGCCTTGGCCCCGGCGCTTGGTGGCACGTGTGCCGCAGAGGCTGGCGATATCGCCGCCGCGTTCGGGATGGCGCGGCACGATGACGGTGAGAAGGTCGGGAAAGAGCCGCTTCAGCGCATCATGCGCGGGCAGGAGCGTGACCTCTTCGCCTTGATGGGTTTGCGCGGCGAGGAAGACCGGGCGGCTGCCAATGGCGTTTTGCAGATGCGCGAGCTTGTTGGGATCGACCGGCAGCATCGGGGAATCTGCTTTCAAGCTGCCTGCGACCTGCACATCCGGCGCACCCAATTTCTGGAAGCGGGCGGCGATGTCTTCATCTTGCGCGAGGCAGACATCAAAGGCAGAGAGCAAAGCGGCGGCGCTGGTGGGC encodes:
- a CDS encoding 3-deoxy-D-manno-octulosonic acid transferase; this translates as MASLGLSAYRFVTRMLSPAVPLLLRRRQTRGKEHLSRGNERLGCASLPRPEGQIIWVHGASVGECVAALPLIDALLAAFDCHVLLTSGTVTSATVMQQRLPEKAIHQFVPVDTPAATAKFLDYWKPDAGLFVDSDIWPNLILNARARGVRLAQVNARISERSYQSWKRVPTSAAALLSAFDVCLAQDEDIAARFQKLGAPDVQVAGSLKADSPMLPVDPNKLAHLQNAIGSRPVFLAAQTHQGEEVTLLPAHDALKRLFPDLLTVIVPRHPERGGDIASLCGTRATKRRGQGELPDTSTAIYIGDTIGEMGLYYRLARFAFVGGSLIRHGGQNPLEPAKLGCAVLAGPHTFNFTTAYEAIFAAQGVGLVHSAPEIIAAARPLFEDPKAAEILGQKALAGAETLGGAVAKTIAAVKKMLDARA
- a CDS encoding lysophospholipid acyltransferase family protein — protein: MSTHAPLPFAKMLRYRAEAVPFFLFMGLFKILGVDRASALGGFIGRHIFTRLPAAKIAYQNLAAAYPEKKPSEIDAIVREHCDNLGRLVAEYAHLGEMTFGPGGRITIEGTEHAEAAIAAGKGVMFISGHFANWEVMPAAAMYLKYDGALVNRPPNNPYVAAYIARQRGLLGPSEQIAKGAAGTRRIFTLLRKGKSAFLLVDQKTYEGVPAPFFGRDAMTTPAPAALALKLGSALVPVSCERKDGAHFAITIHPAIAAPSSGDEEADILSITKTINAEIERIIRTRPSQWLWIHRRWTNARDIEKMQKMAAKRAG
- the lpxK gene encoding tetraacyldisaccharide 4'-kinase, with amino-acid sequence MRAPDFWERNDIFAQIAVDALRPLGMFYALAGVIKAKRAKPHKLRVPVICVGNISVGGTGKTPIAIAVADAVIARGLNPFFLSRGYGGNLKGPLVVSKSHKAHEVGDEPLLLSRKAATVVSRNRAAGAELAVSRGADVVIMDDGHQNFALAKDLSIVVVDGAKGFGNREVLPAGPLREPALTGLARADAVVIAGEGSPDLPGFSGPVLRATIAPLRGQSLVGQRVFAFAGIGRPEKFYTTLTNLGAELVGREDFADHYAYTTQDLERLKAKARAAGATLFTTEKDFVRLSEQDRVDIEALPVSATIEPLPELDRLLDRAVIPV